The Phacochoerus africanus isolate WHEZ1 chromosome 15, ROS_Pafr_v1, whole genome shotgun sequence genome has a segment encoding these proteins:
- the MYOZ1 gene encoding myozenin-1 has protein sequence MPLSGTPAPNKKRKSSKLIMELTGGGQESSGLNLGKKISVPRDVMLEELSLLTNRGSKMFKLRQMRVEKFIYENHPDVFSDSSMDHFQKFLPTVGGQLGTAGQGFSYSKGSSGGQAGGSGSAGQYGSGQQHHHQGSGSGSGGAGGPGSQTGRGGDAGTTGVGETETGDQAGGEGKHITVFKTYISPWEKAMGVDPHQKVELGIDLLAYGAKAELPQYKSFNRTAMPYGGYEKASKRMTFQMPKFDLGPLLSEPLVLYNQNLSNRPSFNRTPIPWLSSGEPVDYNVDIGIPLDGETEEL, from the exons ATGCCGCTCTCAGGGACCCCAGCCCCAAACAAGAAGAGGAAATCCAGCAAGCTGATCATGGAACTCACTGGAG GTGGACAGGAGAGCTCAGGCCTGAACCTGGGCAAGAAGATCAGTGTCCCAAGGGATGTGATGTTGGAGGAGTTGTCGCTGCTCACTAACCGGGGCTCTAAGATGTTCAAACTACGGCAAATGAGGGTGGAGAAGTTTATCTATGAAAATCACCCTGATGTCTTCTCTGACAGCTCAATG gaTCACTTCCAGAAGTTCCTTCCCACAGTGGGGGGACAGCTGGGTACAGCTGGTCAGGGATTCTCCTACAGCAAGGGCAGCAGTGGAGGCCAGGCAGGGGGAAGCGGCTCTGCCGGACAGTATGGATCTGGCCAGCAGCATCATCATCAGGGGTCTGGGTCTGGATCTGGGGGTGCAGGTGGTCCTGGGAGCCAGACTGGCAGAGGAGGAGATGCTGGCACAACAGGGGTTGGTGAGACAGAAACAG GAGATCAAGCAGGTGGAGAAGGAAAACATATCACTGTGTTTAAGACCTATATTTCCCCATGGGAGAAAGCCATGGGGGTTGACCCCCACCAAAAAGTGGAGCTTGGCATTGATCTGCTGGCCTATGGGGCCAAAGCTGAACTCCCTCAGTATAAGTCCTTCAACAG GACAGCAATGCCTTATGGTGGATATGAGAAAGCCTCTAAACGCATGACCTTCCAGATGCCCAAGTTTGACCTGGGCCCCTTGCTGAGTGAACCCCTGGTCCTCTACAACCAGAACCTCTCCAACAGGCCTTCTTTCAATCGAACCCCTATTCCCTGGCTGAGCTCCGGGGAGCCTGTAGACTACAACGTGGATATTGGCATCCCCTTGGATGGAGAAACAGAGGAGCTGTGA